One Manihot esculenta cultivar AM560-2 chromosome 18, M.esculenta_v8, whole genome shotgun sequence genomic window carries:
- the LOC110605863 gene encoding probable protein phosphatase 2C 25, protein MSCSVAVSNSPVFSPSSSLFCNNKTPALISPSPAETLTLTLTHLKASQAPSSSSSPSSPCSPLRLRLQKPPSALPFSTFASTSTLSQSASGTVLKRKRPTRLDIPVTAFGFRDPMTPAVEKAEMERDGSVYSVCCKRGRREAMEDRFSAVLDLQGDTKQAFFGIFDGHGGPKAAEYASKHLDKNIVQEIDKRGEDEIDDAVKHGYLNTDSQFLKEDLRGGSCCATALFRNGNLVVSNVGDCRAVVSTRGVAEALTSDQRPSREDEKKRIENLGGYVDLIHGVWRIQGSLAVSRSIGDGHLKQWVIAEPETKIIKIKHEHEFLILASDGLWDKVGNQEAVDIARPFCTGVERPEPLAACKKLVDLSASRGATDDISVMLIQMNCYI, encoded by the exons ATGTCGTGTTCCGTCGCGGTTTCCAATTCTCCCGTATTCTCGCCTTCCTCATCTCTCTTCTGCAACAATAAAACTCCTGCGTTAATTTCTCCGTCGCCGGCAGAAACACTAACCCTAACGCTTACCCATTTAAAAGCATCGCAGGCTCCATCatcctcttcttctccatcatcTCCTTGCTCTCCTTTACGCCTTCGGCTTCAGAAGCCACCCTCTGCCCTCCCTTTTTCTACTTTCGCTTCCACTTCCACTTTGTCACAATCGGCATCGGGAACGGTGTTGAAGAGGAAAAGGCCGACGAGGCTTGATATTCCGGTTACGGCATTTGGGTTTCGAGATCCTATGACACCGGCGGTTGAGAAAGCGGAGATGGAGAGAGATGGGTCTGTATATTCCGTATGTTGTAAAAGAGGGAGGAGAGAGGCTATGGAGGATCGCTTCTCTGCTGTTCTTGATCTTCAAGGAGATACCAAGCAG GCTTTCTTTGGTATTTTTGATGGGCATGGAGGTCCCAAAGCTGCTGAGTATGCATCAAAACACTTAGATAAGAATATTGTACAAGAAATTGACAAGAGGGGTGAAGATGAAATTGATGATGCAGTAAAACATGGCTATTTGAACACGGATTCTCAGTTTCTAAAGGAGGATTTGCGAGGTGGCTCATGTTGTGCAACAGCTTTGTTCAGGAACGGAAATCTTGTTGTATCCAATGTTGGTGATTGTCGTGCTGTAGTGAGCACAAGAGGTGTTGCTGAGGCCCTAACATCTGATCAACGCCCTTCTAGGGAAGATGAGAAGAAAAGAATCGAGAATTTG GGTGGATATGTTGATTTGATCCACGGTGTTTGGAGAATACAGGGATCCTTGGCTGTATCCAGGAGCATTGGAGATGGGCATCTTAAGCAGTGGGTAATTGCTGAGCCTGagacaaaaattataaagatcAAGCATGAGCATGAGTTCTTGATACTAGCTTCTGATGGCTTATGGGACAAG GTTGGTAATCAGGAAGCAGTAGACATTGCTCGCCCATTTTGCACAGGAGTTGAAAGGCCAGAACCATTAGCTGCATGTAAAAAACTTGTGGATCTGTCAGCTTCTCGAGGTGCCACCGATGATATTAGTGTGATGCTGATCCAGATGAATTGCTACATCTAA